Proteins from a single region of Phormidium ambiguum IAM M-71:
- a CDS encoding ABC1 kinase family protein, whose product MFLTQTVSRQRDIAEVVFRNGWGYMRGLLTGGSTENPQLPTPAVLRKIFIELGPVYVKLGQLLSTRPDLLPASYIEELSSLQSSVPAVSWQEMEGVLRKELKQPLEEIFSFVNTEPIAAGSIAQTHRAKLMDGREVALKIQRPGIDVIIEQDTFLIRGLAELVDRTEIGQTYDIKGLADEFTKALRDELDFTLEASYTKQLRQNMSTSRWFNPQELVIPEVYWDLTTRKLLVLEWLDGDPLLTATFNQENTIPPEDKRREITRLLFRAFIQQLYVDGFFHADPHPGNFFYLKDGRIALLDCGLVGRLDPRSQRILTEMILAIVDMDAQRCTQLTLQLADSAEPEKLVNLEISYERMLRKYYNLSLSKISFAQVFYEVLQIARENKIRLPSNMGLYAKTVANLEGSARLFDPEVNLLDEIKPLMTDLFQRQLLGENPVQTLLRAALDIKSLSLESPRQIELLLDRLSSESLKWNLAIKDFDGLRRSLDVSANRLSFSIVVGSLIIGAAIISSQGQTSQFSVLSNALFGVASFLGLWLIISILRSGRLRS is encoded by the coding sequence ATGTTTTTAACTCAAACTGTTTCCCGTCAAAGAGATATTGCTGAAGTTGTTTTCCGCAATGGTTGGGGTTATATGCGGGGTTTGTTGACTGGTGGTAGCACAGAAAACCCACAGTTGCCCACTCCGGCTGTTTTACGGAAAATTTTCATAGAATTAGGGCCTGTTTATGTCAAATTAGGACAATTGTTGAGTACCCGTCCCGATCTTTTACCAGCATCATATATTGAAGAATTATCAAGCTTACAAAGTTCAGTTCCTGCTGTTTCTTGGCAAGAAATGGAAGGAGTTTTGCGAAAAGAATTAAAACAGCCATTAGAAGAAATTTTTAGTTTTGTGAATACCGAACCGATCGCAGCCGGATCGATCGCGCAAACTCATCGTGCTAAATTAATGGATGGACGAGAAGTAGCCTTAAAAATTCAGCGCCCCGGAATTGATGTAATCATTGAACAAGATACATTTTTAATTCGAGGTTTAGCGGAATTAGTCGATCGCACAGAAATCGGACAAACTTACGACATCAAAGGTTTAGCCGACGAATTTACCAAAGCTTTAAGAGACGAATTAGACTTTACCTTAGAAGCCAGCTACACTAAACAGCTGCGACAAAATATGTCCACCAGTCGCTGGTTTAACCCCCAAGAATTAGTCATCCCTGAAGTTTATTGGGATTTAACCACCCGCAAATTATTAGTATTAGAATGGTTAGACGGAGACCCACTTTTAACCGCTACTTTTAATCAAGAAAATACCATTCCTCCAGAAGATAAAAGAAGGGAAATCACTAGATTATTATTTCGCGCTTTTATTCAACAACTTTATGTAGATGGATTTTTTCACGCCGATCCTCACCCCGGCAATTTCTTCTATTTAAAAGACGGTCGAATTGCGTTATTAGATTGCGGTTTGGTTGGGCGTTTAGACCCTCGCAGCCAGCGCATTTTAACCGAAATGATTTTAGCAATTGTTGACATGGACGCACAACGTTGCACTCAATTAACTCTACAATTAGCTGATTCTGCCGAACCTGAAAAGTTAGTAAATTTGGAAATTTCTTATGAACGAATGTTGCGGAAATATTACAACTTAAGTTTATCTAAAATTAGTTTTGCTCAGGTATTTTATGAAGTGTTACAGATAGCTAGAGAAAATAAAATTAGATTACCTAGTAATATGGGTTTATATGCAAAAACTGTGGCTAATCTAGAAGGATCGGCTAGACTTTTCGATCCAGAAGTAAATTTGTTAGATGAAATTAAACCATTAATGACAGATTTATTTCAACGTCAATTATTAGGAGAAAATCCCGTACAAACCTTATTAAGAGCAGCTTTAGATATTAAAAGTTTGTCGTTAGAATCTCCTCGACAAATTGAGTTACTTTTAGATAGATTGAGTTCTGAATCTTTGAAGTGGAATTTAGCTATTAAAGACTTCGATGGATTGCGGCGAAGTTTAGATGTTTCCGCTAATCGGTTGTCTTTTAGTATTGTAGTTGGTTCGTTAATTATTGGTGCGGCGATTATTTCTTCTCAAGGGCAAACGAGTCAGTTTTCGGTTTTGAGTAATGCTTTATTTGGGGTGGCGAGTTTTTTGGGTTTGTGGTTGATTATTAGTATTTTAAGGTCGGGAAGATTGCGATCTTAG